A single window of Tautonia marina DNA harbors:
- a CDS encoding alkaline phosphatase family protein — MGKLGIERVIIVGLDGLEPTILEEMLAAGELPNFAALRDLGGYGRIGTTLPAQTPVAWSSFATGTNPGAHGIFDFVGRDPQSYRVQLALNRYEQSGVFQPPRVVNLRRGIPFWQRLSEQGIPSSVLRCPCTYPPDQVEGRMLSGMGVPDLRGGFGTGTFYSTEEGVTAGESERVVRLDGAGPELIETVILGPIHPRTREEIRVPIVLEPGSDSGTMTLRSSGEPQILVLRQGRWSDWLRVSFRMGLLQSTSGLVRFFLVEQGPDRVELYASPIQFDPQAPPFPISHPEGFADELSRAIGLYHTTGLAEDHTTLSNGRISESAFLDQCDDLWREREAMFEHELSRFQSGVLYCLFGIPDRIQHLFWRYRDPGHPANRGRPLVSDHQNAIAEAYRRSDAQVGRALRGADDRTLIVALSDHGFGSFRRGVNLNTWLLDQGLLAVLHGERSGDPNGPPLGQIDWSKTKAYAIGLGGIFLNLRGREGAGVVAPEEAEPLKVAIADTLGGLVDPATGDVAIRSVSAREQVYSGPFVEEAPDLLVRFGKGYRASWGSAMGHVGETVFEDNTRLWAGDHIVDPVLVPGVVMMNRPFRSDQASLLDLAPTVLDALGLPVDPELEGSALLR; from the coding sequence GTGGGAAAGCTCGGGATCGAGCGGGTAATCATTGTTGGGCTCGACGGACTCGAACCGACGATCCTTGAAGAAATGCTTGCGGCCGGTGAATTGCCGAACTTCGCCGCGCTGCGAGACCTGGGCGGCTATGGCCGGATTGGGACGACACTCCCGGCGCAGACGCCGGTTGCCTGGTCGAGCTTCGCCACGGGAACAAACCCTGGAGCGCACGGCATTTTCGACTTCGTCGGGCGGGACCCGCAGTCGTATCGGGTCCAGCTCGCCTTGAACCGATACGAGCAGTCCGGAGTCTTTCAACCCCCTCGGGTGGTGAACCTCCGGCGCGGGATCCCGTTTTGGCAGCGACTTTCCGAACAGGGAATTCCGTCGTCAGTGCTTCGGTGTCCCTGTACGTACCCGCCGGATCAAGTTGAGGGGCGGATGCTCTCGGGGATGGGAGTGCCCGACCTGCGAGGCGGTTTCGGCACCGGCACGTTCTATTCGACCGAGGAGGGTGTCACGGCCGGCGAGTCAGAGCGGGTCGTCCGGCTTGACGGAGCGGGGCCGGAGCTGATCGAGACGGTGATTCTCGGACCGATACACCCTCGGACTCGGGAGGAAATCCGGGTTCCGATCGTCCTGGAACCGGGGTCTGACTCGGGGACCATGACACTGCGATCCTCGGGTGAACCCCAAATCCTCGTCTTGAGGCAGGGGCGATGGAGCGATTGGCTGAGAGTCTCCTTCCGTATGGGACTGTTGCAATCGACCTCCGGTCTGGTGCGGTTTTTCCTGGTGGAACAGGGACCAGACCGAGTTGAGCTTTATGCCTCGCCCATCCAGTTTGATCCTCAAGCTCCCCCCTTCCCCATCAGCCACCCTGAGGGATTTGCCGACGAACTCAGCCGGGCGATCGGCCTGTATCACACCACCGGCCTGGCCGAAGACCATACGACACTGAGCAACGGACGGATCAGTGAATCGGCGTTTCTCGATCAGTGCGACGACCTGTGGCGGGAACGCGAGGCGATGTTCGAGCATGAACTCTCCAGGTTTCAATCCGGCGTGCTCTACTGCCTGTTTGGGATTCCTGATCGCATTCAACACCTGTTCTGGCGCTACAGAGATCCGGGACATCCGGCGAACCGCGGACGGCCCCTCGTTTCCGATCACCAGAACGCCATTGCCGAGGCGTATCGACGCAGTGACGCCCAGGTGGGCCGGGCGCTGAGGGGGGCGGACGATCGGACACTCATTGTCGCGCTGAGCGATCATGGTTTCGGTTCGTTCCGTCGCGGGGTGAATCTCAATACCTGGCTTCTCGACCAGGGATTACTGGCTGTCTTGCACGGCGAGCGTTCGGGTGACCCGAACGGGCCACCGCTAGGGCAGATCGACTGGTCGAAGACGAAGGCGTACGCAATCGGGCTGGGGGGCATCTTTCTCAATCTTCGAGGGCGGGAGGGTGCCGGTGTGGTCGCTCCCGAGGAGGCCGAACCGCTCAAGGTAGCCATCGCGGACACATTGGGAGGCTTGGTCGATCCGGCGACCGGGGACGTCGCGATTCGGTCGGTGAGCGCTCGGGAGCAGGTCTACTCGGGCCCTTTTGTTGAGGAGGCGCCGGACCTTCTTGTTCGGTTCGGAAAGGGGTACCGGGCCTCCTGGGGGTCGGCGATGGGGCACGTCGGAGAGACGGTCTTTGAGGACAATACGAGGCTCTGGGCAGGAGATCACATTGTTGATCCGGTGCTCGTCCCCGGGGTCGTGATGATGAATCGGCCGTTTCGATCGGATCAAGCGTCGCTGTTGGATCTCGCGCCGACGGTGCTCGACGCTCTCGGGTTGCCTGTGGACCCGGAATTGGAAGGGAGTGCCTTGCTGCGATGA